Sequence from the Megalops cyprinoides isolate fMegCyp1 chromosome 4, fMegCyp1.pri, whole genome shotgun sequence genome:
ttccggttttgtgtgtttattagcaCTGGAAAAGCACGGCTTTATGCCTTGACAGCAAACTTGCGGATGGGATACAAGCGCTCcttcctctgcattttcttgGTCTTCAGACTCTCTTCGTGCTTGTTCAACCGCCGGCGAAGGGCGCGGGTCTTTTTGGGCCTCAGGTCCAGGGGCTTGTACTTCTTGCCCTGGAGAAGAATAAATTCACAAGGAAAGGCAAATAAACAGAGGAGAAACGGAGCTTTGTCATTTCCAATGATCCTGCCTTAAAAATAACTTTACCTCACATGCTGTCCGTGTTAACAGCataaatattctgaaattcaCAAATAACTTGCACTGTTAGGTTTGCGAGCCTTGTTGGCCAGTACCCCAGATTTATGCGCCAAACTGTGGCACTCCAGAGTAGCTGGCCACTCCCCTTTCCAGAGGTCAGGAGAACTGCTTTAGCAAGAATATATTCACACTGCATCTACAGGGGTGGAGAGCAGTGCTGGGTGATGGTCTTGCAGAGTGTAATGCAGGCCTGAAGTAGCACGGCCAGCAGGGAGATATGCAGCATTGGCTACGttacatgcattcagcagacgctcttacagAGCAGGGCGACTTGCAgcgcaatagaacataagtgtatccattcaatttaaacgagcaacacCGTCAGACCAGTTGATACTTATCGGTTTGGAAAAGGTTGTGCCATTTCAGTTTGAACTAACAAGTCATACATGTTCACAGTTTTGCCTTGGCTCATTGTAATTACTGGTTACAATGTATGTCAATTAGCTACTGCTTAAAGGCATGTAGTTATATGTCTTAAATATGTAACAAGAGTGTAACTAACATGCTGGGTACTACAGATAATTGTATTGTAGTTAATGGGTTAATGGCGTGCAGTTTCTCTTGTTCCCAAATTACAGTGCAACTACGCTGCCTATACATCCAACTTAATGTAACGTTACCaaaatttcttttgaaatacaattacactacaaatacatttaaaaaaggtaTGCCAAACCCACATCATATCTGTCACTCTAAAAGTATGCACTCAAGAAATAAAGAATATGTATATCAATGCCCTTCCCCAAGCAGCAATAATCCGACATCTTGTATGAAAAATTAAGACCAAATGGTAACAGCACAACCTTTTCCAGACAGAAGCATTTTGACATGTGCCATCAGCAAAGGGATCTAGGCCTAAGTGCGCTAACCCAGCTCATCTGATCATTTGTGCCACTTCTACAGAGGTAAACGTATTTACATTGCTGGTGTAATGGCAACACCTATCACGCGATTTTTCTGTCAACATGTATAAAAAGTTTGCTTTAAATGTCTAAACCAACTTCCTACAGTGGTTAATCAGCAATGACTGAAACATCCAGTCAAGGTCATGAAAACCGACCAACATAACACGTCTACTGGCACCCATACTCAAACCAGAATGCTCAATGTATGTGCACAGCGCAAAGCAACACGCACAAATCTGACACCAATGTGGAGCACCCTaaatcagcgtttcccaaccctgctcctgaaggcacaccgtcctgcatatcttctatctatccctgctctacctacctgactgaactcatcagtggcacttttgattagctgagcacacctgatttagtcaagcaggaagaatacatagaagatatgcaggacagtgtgcctccaggagcagggttgggaaacacggcccTAAATGACACGAATGTCatcaaaatgtcattcaaaCAACCGCCATCCACAGCCATGACATTCAGGCAAGCCACAACTGGCCATGTTTCCAAGTTAACTGCAGCTGCTACTCCCACCTTAAATAAAAGGCATCCTCCATTtcatcaaacagacagacagacaaatgttCTTTCTACTCCAACCAAAGCCGCTGTGACAATGGTTCCATGCGTTACTGTTACCTTGTAGAATTTCCTCAGGTTCTCTTTCTGGGTTTGGTTGATGACAGTCAGAACTCTGGCAATGGACTTGCGGACAACACGGCTaaaagaggggggagaaaaaaaaaaaaaaaaagatgagatgAACTTGTGCCAAAGCTGTATATATGGTAATTGATCTGTAACAAACACATAGGAGTGATTATGCTTAAGATGCCCTGCACCATGTGGAAGGAGAGTGCTGTTAAACTGTTATACTGTGACACAGTACAATGCCCTCCTTCCAAATCTGCCCACGGTGCTCAAAAATCGTTTTACGCTACACTGATTTACTAGTGAAAACAGACCCACTGGACTGTGTAGAGGCTTGGATAGAATCTTAAAGAGCCTTGTCAACGTACTCCtctaattacattactgtctcACTGttctttctgtaaaatgaaGAGGAGCCAAGGAAAAATTCAGTGATGGAAAACTGGGTCTGACTTCAAATTTAACACTTAAATTGCTTGGCGCCTTCGGTATATTCACTATGACAATTTGGCTGAGAAGCCGCACAAACAACTCAAAATCATTTTGCGAACTGCAACAGGAtccagagagacacagcagtggGCAAGGAGGCAATGCACATTTGACCTCCCAGTCTCATGTGTTTTGGGTGGCACAGTTATTTGtacaaatgatgaaacagtggcttcatgaaccccaaaaacCACTGGTGCCATCTAGTGTTATCAGGTTATCGCTGATCTCAACCATTCACTCTGTTGTGCTGCAGAAGGCAAACACTACGTTGGTTAAACCAGGTCAGCCGAAAGACAGCACACAGGAGCTCCACCCATTACgggattcatgaagcctcactcccCATCACAGACGCATCTCCCAGACACTGCCACACTCACATCTTGGAGAGCTTGGAGGCGGCTCCGCCCGTAACCTTGGCGACGCGCAGCTGGGAAAGTTCCACCTTCAGGTCATCCAgctgcttcagcagctcctccttcttcttACCGCGCAGATCTCTGGCCTTAATCTTTGCCTGGACACAAGCACACCGCATGCAACTTGTCATTACTCACATGCACAATAATGTAAAACCGAAGTTCAAACAAATACCATTACATAACGTAGACAAACTCGTACACAGTCCACTGCCGTCATATTAAACCTAGGGCACTGCTATACCATGTGTCCACACCACTTTGTTGTAGGTTATGCATCTTCACCAAAACAAGCATGTTTAAAGATTAATTAATGATCAAATATTAAACCTTAAATACTTTCCGAAGTGCAACAAGGAAATGGCTACCATACAGGCCCAACGCTTCAAACTGGCCACTCTTTCATAAACAAACCACACGTCAGAATGCATTTTCATCGTGGGAATAACGCGAATGTAGCCTGAAATCTGTGAAATATTACTACACTTCCAGGTAGCCTCTGGATAAACTGTAAAGCTTCGCCAAGCTCTAGCTGACTAGAACACCAGCTTCAAAAGTCAGCTCGCTAGCTAGGTAGTTCACTCTGTAGCTACATTATCACACTGAACTCAAAGACAGCTAGCAAGTTAGCTCCCTACCCATtactacacacacgcacgctagctggctggctagttaGTTAGCAAGGCAGCTCAAGCACAGGGTACTCCCCAACGGCTGGATAATATTTAgctacacacagatacacattcaaaagcaaaataatgcaAACGAATGCGAAACTGTAGTTCTTTACGCGGACATCTTTTTGTCAGAGGAAGTTCCGCTGTAACGTGCGCTGAACTAAAGTCAGCTAGCCAACACCGTCCGACTACAACGTAACGTTAGCGAGAACGGAGCAAACATCCAAGTGTTTCATCCAAAAAACGTGAACTCATACATCTAATATATTCTCGGTTGTGTATATATGAGGTTTACTTAATGTCTTTACTGGTTACTGTGCTGTTTGGGTTCTACATTTTCAAAGATTAAGATAGATTCAGATACTGGAAGGGAATTCTCACCATCTTCGTTTGCCTGACTGCCACAGGAAAGGAAGTGAAAGGGTCAGAGCGAAACATCTACCGGGTTACAGGCAAAACCATTTTTTCGCAGCGCAGGGGTGAACGGaatgttccattttatttaaaggGTTAAAGACGTAAAAAATTAGACCGCGCTCATTGTTGGTGTGTTACTAacctatattacattacagtgactttataataataaagtaGAGTATTCCAGTAACGTGTCAttgagtttttttccctcagataTTTCATTAGAAGACAGTAATGGAAGACGTATCATTTTGAGTAAATGTACATTAACTAATATTGTAAGTTAAAATATGTCTATAACAACATATCTCTTCTGTACAATTCCATGatttttatactgtatgtatggtGCATTTAGGCTAAAGTAgtgaataataattattataactACAGAAAACTTGAGCACAACAAACAAACTGGGACAGTGGTAATTATAATCATGTGGGTGACATCTGTAAGGATGTTCTATCAGGGTCTTGTCTAGCACAGggcaataatataataacaatatgaCAACTTTGTTTACTGGAAAACACTGTATTACAAGGATTAGCTCAATGATAGTGGAGAAGGGTAACATTCAGGAGAGAGATCCATTCCAGTTACCCACAGGGTATATTTAGCCTTTCAAATCAACAGTTAAGGCTGTAATTCAATTGCTTTGCCCAGACTACAACAAAATAAAGGTGCTGATTAACACTGGTCTATGGTGACAATGTATCttcatgtaatataaatatacactcCAGATAAATTATAATGAACAAGACATCAGATCAGGAGTCCGAGACCCATGTTTTAGTAATGCTAACTACAGACAAACTCAACTGCACTACCACTGAAGAAGGACCCCTAACAACAGTTACATATATATTAGGGAATGTGTCCATAAAAACTAGTTTTCCACACCAGTGGAAATACAAAATAAGACAATTATGTATCAGTCATTTGACCCCAAAATAAAGTTTTGGTTCTAATAGATACCTCTATACATGCATACACCAGTACTTCTAATACTTGCATGTTTAGTGTGATATGAATTATCACTGACTCctgctaattaaattaaatacttaGGATATTGAAGCCATGTATCCAAGTAAATTGTTGTATCCACTAGGAGAATGTGTCAGGGAGCTGAGAGTGAATGGCTGATTTGTTATAGTTAATGATTAAACTTCGCCTTTGACATACAGCTTAtatattggggaaaaaaatgtctgaacatATTTTTCAGGATACCCCAAGACAACCTTGTACATTCTTCAACTACCTGTGCTTTTGAagatattaatatatttatttagcctGAAAGCGTTTTTCCAATCTTAAtcttagatgtttttttttttgtttttttttttttttgcaaaactaTGAATTGGCGTCAACAGTCcccatttcaaaaagaaagtgaaatgaCATTACCATAATATCGACAAAAAGACTGTACGGCAAGATTATAAACAATTACTTAAATGATAATATGCCTGCATGCTGAGAATTAAGAATACCATTTTAGAAAATACATTGTTCATAATTGTGCATAAGCATAGTAATGCTAAGGACTTGTGGTTGAGGTGATAACCAGTGTGTTGGGGTAATGAAAAAGATCATTTTCAAACCCATCACTAACCACATCTGTTTGATCACAACAAGGGATACCAGAtactggggcggcagtgtagcatggaaGCatagcaggactcgtaaccgaaaggttgccggttcaattgCCCGCTgcgctggggcactgctgctgtacccttgggcaacccacacttgcctcagtaaatattcagctgtataaagggggaaacatgtaaaaaaaaacgtaacctatgtaagtcgctctggataagggcgtctgctaaatgccaataatataatgtaatggagaTGTAGCGAAGCGGTTGAACTCGAAAGCGGTGCATGGTACACTCAGATCAGTGGATTCACCGCTGGCGCAGAGGAATCGCTTCAAAACTAAACCGGCGGAGAGTGCCTATTTGCATTGCCAGGTTTGGTAGTATGAGGTAGTTCCGTTTCCGTTAGATCCTGGTGAGGGGAGAgtcctgtgacagagagagagggggtggggggagaggagggtagagtgtgtatgtgagagtggaGAGTACTAGGCGCACTCACTCTCCCAGTGACAGTGCGCAGGGGGTGCACGAGTTGACCTGTTTATGTTTTGCGATAGACGTGACACGCTACCTAGGCGCTCTCTATTGCACCATATTGATACCAAGTTTTACCCGACCCAGACCGGTGCAGGAGTGGATTAGGTGACGATCGCCGGGCTAGCCAGCAAGCTCCGCTTTCCCAAGTGACCCCCATGGCGAAAAACACGCTCTCGTCGCGGTTTCGGAGGGTTGACATCGATGAATATGATGAGAACAAATTTGTGGACGAGCAGGAGGAGACGGCTGAGCAACAGGGACCGGACGCCGCCGAGATAGACAATCTCATCAGGCAATATCCTTTTTGACGGGACAACGGGTGCTTATCTGACGATTTcggatcaaaaaaaaaaaaaaaattccaaacgACAGCATTGGTTAAAAACAGTGCAGAGAATTAGAAAACCGTCAATGTTATCTAGCGTAGCAAGCTAGTGTAGATAGGCAGTGTTACTGGATGCAAATGATATTGATACATTAGCCAGTAGTACGGAAAATGATGTGAAAGTCTGCATTCTCTCACTTTAACATTAACTATCAAAATCGGACTACCTACGGTAGCTCTTTTAGGCAGCAGTATTGCCCGTGGCTAAATACTACACCAACTACAGCTATCGAGAGGCTTGGATAGTGGACAGCTTTTTAGATCGAGATAGCGTACACATGGCAGGTTGCTCCAGACCCAGCGGTTTAGCTAGCCAGTGTTAACTCGCTGTTTAGGTAGGTTATTGATATCAAGCGGCAGACAACAGTTAAGTCTGTAATTTACAATGAGCGAGATATGTGCATTATTTGGAGTTACTGTATCGCAAGCTTTACAGTGACAGCGGCTCTCTCGCAGTCCAAACCAACAAACCAAGCACCTTCTGGATCAGCGGACAGGTTTGCTCCTAAGTGACCGTGGAGGTCATGACAGCCGAAACAGTGATGTTACGGTTCGTCCGTCGCCACGTTTTAATAAGGACCATCTTTATAGGTGAGGATTATGCAAATCTATTTGGCCTCCCAATTTTACTTTAGAAAACATCAAGTGGGGCGTCTGTGGAAATGttaaaaagattaataaagTGAATCGTTTTATTATGTTCACACACCAACAAATGAAACTGATCTGtgaacatgtaaacatgtatcGGTTGAAATAAGGCAATCGTGTGGGGTGGAGATGCTTCCTTTCACAACCCTATTCAAATGATCGAGCCGTCAGTTGTACGCCGGGGACATTTGGTATTATGACCGACCAGCAGCTGTTACGGGACTGGTTGGTAACCAGAGATCTTATCTGATTGTGGGTTACAGCTGATGTTATTTCTAGCGGTGTTATCACTAGAAGCCATCTGCTGTGACACTGCCTGGCAGGCATAAACTCTGAAACGGCAGTAGAAGGGGAAGAGGTGTTTCAGGGACCCCTTGGGACTTTTCAGCATTGCCCTTGAGACCGAGCAGACAGAGAGCTAAGAACGGAAACGTTTTACAAAGACAGAgggcattgttgtggctaaagCCTGATTTCTGAAGGCAAACTTCCTTTGAACAGCTGTGCACCACCAGCTGTATACAGTAAGCCACTCAATGTTTACACTCCATACTGTCTGCTTCACCCAGTACTAATCTGAACGCTGACATTCATGGAGGTAAGTCAGATCATATATTCAGGCTGTTATTTCTGTGGGTTGACATTACGGCCACTGGACTGAGAAGACATTTCTGTCGGTTTTTAAAGCGTGACAGGTGGCTGTTTGGGgaattttataatttattttgtgctgaaTCTCTGCTTCCGTTCCACTCTCGTTTCTGTGGCTCAGCGGCGCTGCTGGGAGGAAGCTGGGGGAGAGGGTCTGGGTTCATTTCTGGCTGCAGAATCCCGTGTCAGTGGCCCCCGGAACACGACTTCCTAACGCAGCCCAAGTCCGgcttccccttctctctccgcCTGTCATAGTGACGATAACTGGGGCACATCCTGCTCCGCTGTCAGCTCTGCAAAGCCCTCTGGGACACATGCAGCACCGGGAGACGGCCCGCTCGGTGGAGCTGTCTGAGAAATTGGGCCATTATAAGGCGTGAGTGTTCACCCTGCTCTCACACGCTGAGAACAGGGAACACTGTGTGTCTTATGCGTTTCTCTAATTAATGCACACAAAAGGGGGCTGAACACTCTGCCAGCGATTGGTGATGAAGACCTTAGGTGAACGCATTATGGTCGCATTGGTTGAATGGGCTCAAATGCCCTCTCTGTATCAGATGGTCGCAGACATTCACTTTTAACAGGGTCTGATTGGCTAGTCCCAGCTAGTCAAGTACCCAACTGCTGCTAGTCAATTCTGAGCCCTTGAAGGCAGTTTTCTGCAGTATAAGACTCTGTTAGTGATGAGCCTGGGCAGTTAAGACTGCAGCTGCTAGACTGTTCCCTTTCCTAATGGATGGCTATTTGAGAACAGCCCTCCAGAGAGTATATTGACTGAGTGGTGCTAACAGCCTGGCATTGCCAGGCGGGCACTGACATACCAAACAGCAGTCAGCCCTATGGGGTCTCCTGTACAGGAGCTTCCCAGAGCTATTTGCACTGTCGCCgttaggtgtttttttttcttcttctcttgaGGAACAGAAAACGATGTGACGGTCTGTACCGAGAGCATCTCCCAGGACACGCTGTACTTCGTCTGTCACGTCGGCAACCTGTTAGCGGCGTCCCTCCCGGCCAGCCACTCTCCGCTCGCGGCCCAGCTGCAGTCTGGCCGCCTCCTCGCCTGGCCGCGTATTCTGAATATTAAAGCCGTGCAAAGTGGGCGGGTCGTGCTAATAACACAGCCTGCTGCATCTATAATACATCGCCTGTTCCAGCGCAGGCCTGCCtctg
This genomic interval carries:
- the LOC118776838 gene encoding 60S ribosomal protein L35; translated protein: MAKIKARDLRGKKKEELLKQLDDLKVELSQLRVAKVTGGAASKLSKIRVVRKSIARVLTVINQTQKENLRKFYKGKKYKPLDLRPKKTRALRRRLNKHEESLKTKKMQRKERLYPIRKFAVKA